The following are encoded in a window of Polynucleobacter sp. VK25 genomic DNA:
- a CDS encoding efflux RND transporter permease subunit produces the protein MIERIVRLSLQQRLLVVIIAIVLLVAGLLATKRLSVDAFPDVTNVQVQVAAEAPGKSPEEVERFVTIPIELGMTGLPGLTEMRSLNRNGISVITLVFTEKTDIYFARQLVTERLIEVASKMPVGITPVLAPPSTGLGEVYQYTLDHPSDRHRELTVDELSDRRAVQDWIVRPMLRSIPGVAEINTQGGYAREYQVLVNPERLRHYQISLHEVYQALARNNANSGGGQLPTYSERYLIRGLGLITKPEDIGKIILKEVKGIPVYVKNVAEVTMGSEIRQGAAIKNGYTESVAGIIQMIRGGNAREVVNRIKLKVAEINEGKLLPDGLQIVPFYDRTDLVNAAMFNVAKVLIEGVILVIILLFLFLGDVRSSLIVVATLLLTPLLTFLVMNRYGISANLMSLGGLAIAIGIMVDGSVVVVENTFAKLGERLKSGESKNRIILEAASEVGKPVLFGVGIIILVFMPLLSLEGMEGKMFAPMAITIAIALTISLILSFTLSPVLCSYILKGGGEDDTKIVKKMRAPYERWLHWSLANPKLVVKRAIIALGISLIGFVLLGKAFIPVMQEGSITPVIVRAPNISLDESIKLEFEAIKRIMTIPGVEMAVSRLGKGESPADPGQPNESDPIVTLKPLGDRSLSQEEIAQQIREKLKTLPGIELAISQPIAARVDEMVSGVRSQVAVKIFGDDLAMLQKLGSQIGQILTKMKGSNDLRIEQASGQNYLNIKIDRDAIARYGINVSDVNEVIETAIGGKQASTIYEGERRFPLVLRYPSPYRNNIDAIENIILHSPDGAQVLMRDLAEISLVEGPAQISRESGKRRLVVGVNVEGRDLGGFVKEAQELIAKNVELPQGYTLQWGGQFENMQRAMARLMIIIPLTVLAIFFLLFMLFKSIRLAGLIILVLPFASIGGVFGLFITGEYLSVPAAVGFINLWGIAVLNGVVLISFIKQLREDGYSMEDALLNGCHHRFRPVMMTASVAMLALVPMLFSGGPGSEVTRPLAAVVIAGLITSTALTLLVLPVLYRWFEDKEVEA, from the coding sequence ATGATTGAAAGAATCGTCCGCCTCTCGCTGCAGCAACGCCTATTGGTGGTCATTATTGCCATCGTATTGCTCGTTGCTGGACTATTAGCTACCAAACGATTATCTGTTGATGCGTTTCCGGATGTCACCAACGTACAAGTGCAGGTTGCTGCAGAAGCTCCTGGTAAGTCTCCCGAAGAGGTTGAGCGTTTTGTCACTATCCCAATTGAGCTGGGGATGACAGGCTTGCCGGGTTTAACCGAGATGCGCTCGCTAAACCGCAATGGCATCTCAGTGATTACTTTGGTATTTACCGAGAAAACCGATATTTACTTTGCGCGCCAATTGGTGACAGAAAGGCTGATTGAAGTTGCCTCGAAGATGCCGGTAGGTATCACCCCAGTATTAGCCCCGCCATCTACAGGCTTAGGTGAGGTGTATCAATATACGCTTGACCACCCATCTGATCGTCATCGCGAGCTCACTGTTGATGAGCTTTCTGATCGCCGCGCAGTACAAGATTGGATTGTGCGCCCGATGTTACGCTCTATCCCCGGTGTTGCTGAAATTAATACACAAGGTGGCTATGCAAGGGAGTATCAAGTTTTAGTGAACCCCGAGCGTTTGCGCCATTATCAAATTAGCTTGCATGAAGTCTATCAAGCGCTAGCCAGAAATAATGCCAACTCTGGAGGCGGACAACTACCAACCTATTCAGAGCGCTATCTGATTCGTGGTTTGGGTTTAATTACTAAGCCAGAAGACATTGGCAAGATCATCCTAAAAGAAGTGAAGGGTATTCCGGTATATGTGAAGAACGTAGCCGAGGTCACGATGGGTAGCGAGATTCGTCAGGGCGCCGCTATTAAGAATGGCTATACAGAAAGTGTGGCCGGCATCATTCAGATGATTCGTGGTGGTAATGCACGTGAAGTAGTCAACCGCATCAAGCTCAAGGTTGCAGAAATTAATGAAGGCAAGCTACTGCCTGATGGTTTACAGATTGTGCCTTTCTATGACCGTACTGATTTAGTCAATGCTGCAATGTTTAATGTGGCGAAGGTGCTGATCGAAGGTGTCATTCTCGTCATTATTTTGCTCTTCCTCTTCTTGGGGGATGTACGCTCATCCCTGATTGTGGTTGCTACGCTGCTCCTCACGCCGTTGCTTACTTTCTTGGTCATGAATCGCTATGGCATTTCAGCAAACCTCATGTCCCTGGGCGGTCTTGCGATTGCGATCGGGATTATGGTGGATGGTTCTGTAGTGGTAGTGGAGAACACCTTTGCTAAATTGGGCGAACGGCTCAAATCTGGCGAGTCTAAAAATAGGATCATCTTAGAAGCCGCATCTGAAGTCGGTAAGCCAGTGCTTTTTGGTGTGGGCATCATCATTTTGGTCTTCATGCCACTACTCTCATTGGAAGGCATGGAGGGCAAGATGTTTGCGCCGATGGCAATTACGATTGCTATTGCCTTAACCATCTCATTGATTCTGTCATTTACCTTGTCACCAGTCTTATGCTCATACATCCTCAAGGGTGGCGGCGAGGATGACACCAAGATAGTCAAAAAAATGCGTGCTCCCTACGAGCGCTGGTTGCATTGGAGCTTGGCCAATCCTAAATTGGTAGTCAAGCGCGCCATCATTGCCTTGGGTATTAGCTTGATTGGCTTTGTGTTGCTAGGCAAGGCATTTATTCCGGTGATGCAAGAAGGATCCATCACTCCAGTGATTGTGCGTGCCCCTAATATTTCTCTAGATGAATCTATCAAACTGGAGTTTGAAGCGATTAAGCGGATCATGACTATTCCGGGTGTGGAGATGGCAGTCTCCCGTCTGGGTAAAGGTGAATCACCAGCAGATCCAGGGCAGCCAAATGAGTCAGATCCGATTGTGACACTGAAGCCTTTGGGCGATAGAAGTCTGAGTCAGGAAGAGATTGCGCAACAGATCCGTGAAAAGCTCAAAACCTTACCTGGAATTGAACTGGCAATCTCGCAGCCGATTGCCGCTAGGGTGGATGAGATGGTTTCTGGTGTGCGCTCACAAGTGGCAGTCAAAATCTTTGGCGATGATCTGGCTATGCTGCAAAAGCTCGGCTCCCAAATTGGTCAGATTTTGACCAAGATGAAAGGTAGCAATGATTTGCGTATTGAGCAGGCCTCTGGTCAGAACTATCTGAATATCAAAATCGATCGTGATGCGATTGCCCGCTATGGCATCAATGTTTCTGATGTCAATGAAGTTATTGAAACTGCTATCGGTGGTAAACAAGCCAGCACCATCTATGAGGGAGAGCGCCGCTTCCCGTTGGTGCTTCGTTATCCAAGCCCCTACAGAAACAATATCGATGCTATTGAAAATATTATTCTGCACTCACCAGATGGTGCCCAAGTGCTCATGCGTGACTTGGCTGAAATTTCTTTAGTAGAAGGTCCTGCGCAAATCTCAAGAGAGTCTGGTAAGCGTCGCTTAGTCGTTGGCGTAAACGTAGAAGGACGCGACCTGGGTGGTTTTGTAAAAGAAGCCCAAGAGCTGATTGCCAAGAATGTGGAATTACCCCAAGGCTATACCTTGCAGTGGGGCGGTCAGTTTGAAAATATGCAAAGAGCGATGGCACGCTTGATGATCATCATTCCATTGACTGTTCTGGCGATATTCTTCCTGTTGTTTATGTTGTTCAAGTCAATCCGCTTAGCAGGCCTCATTATTTTGGTTCTGCCATTTGCTTCGATTGGTGGAGTGTTTGGTTTGTTCATCACTGGCGAGTACTTGTCGGTACCAGCGGCAGTAGGATTTATTAACTTGTGGGGTATCGCTGTGCTCAATGGAGTGGTGTTGATCTCCTTCATTAAGCAATTACGTGAAGATGGCTACAGCATGGAAGATGCCTTGCTGAATGGCTGCCATCATCGATTTAGGCCTGTGATGATGACGGCATCCGTAGCGATGCTGGCACTCGTTCCGATGTTGTTCTCTGGTGGTCCGGGATCTGAAGTGACTCGCCCATTAGCAGCTGTAGTGATTGCAGGCTTGATTACCTCAACAGCACTCACTTTATTAGTGTTACCCGTTCTATATAGATGGTTTGAAGACAAAGAGGTGGAAGCATGA
- a CDS encoding efflux RND transporter periplasmic adaptor subunit, whose product MNQELTKLLKKVKVWKTFLVRKIRFHKKELVGQVFQTQTQLYEQAHQWVAGHAPVVTTNYDKTPPWFKKGAFYLPWFCAFIIILNYFNVFDRSPTIKSVQDPNVVVVNEDLHKMIADGKAQVSPFVEELRASGRIDFNELYLSRIGANVTGRVSDILAVPGQMVKQGDVLAKITSTELTQSQLAYLKAKSASQLADQAANRAKILYKEDVIALAELQRREAEASSAKAEFRAANDQLRVQGMDQTSIDRLAKSGVIESINNVIATIPGEIVERKINKGQVVQPADALFTVADLSTLWAISEVPESNSYLMHKGQKASLIIPALRNQEIEGVVAHVDSIVNPQTRTVVVRMELANKEGEIKPGMLATMLIESQPVDKLVVPLGAIVREDNHDHVFIRLDDDTYRMVPVKLGPEGKGFRPVISGLKEGQEIATEGAYHLNTERKRQLSGG is encoded by the coding sequence ATGAACCAAGAATTAACTAAACTTCTGAAAAAGGTAAAAGTCTGGAAAACCTTTTTGGTTCGAAAGATCAGATTCCATAAAAAGGAATTAGTAGGCCAAGTTTTTCAAACTCAAACTCAGCTATATGAACAGGCTCATCAATGGGTTGCTGGGCATGCGCCTGTAGTAACGACCAACTATGACAAAACGCCTCCTTGGTTTAAGAAGGGCGCGTTCTATCTGCCTTGGTTCTGCGCCTTCATCATTATTCTGAATTACTTCAATGTGTTTGATAGAAGCCCCACCATAAAATCCGTACAAGATCCCAATGTGGTCGTGGTGAATGAAGATTTGCATAAGATGATTGCTGATGGCAAAGCGCAAGTCTCTCCATTTGTGGAGGAGCTTCGTGCTTCAGGCCGAATTGATTTCAATGAGCTTTATTTATCTCGTATTGGCGCTAATGTGACTGGACGCGTATCGGATATTTTGGCTGTGCCTGGTCAGATGGTGAAGCAGGGCGATGTATTGGCCAAGATTACCTCTACTGAATTAACCCAATCACAGTTAGCTTATTTAAAAGCCAAGAGTGCAAGTCAGTTGGCCGATCAAGCCGCTAATCGCGCGAAGATTCTATATAAAGAGGATGTGATTGCTTTAGCAGAATTACAAAGACGTGAAGCTGAGGCAAGTAGCGCTAAAGCAGAGTTTCGTGCTGCGAACGATCAACTCCGAGTGCAGGGCATGGATCAGACTAGTATCGACCGCCTTGCCAAGTCTGGCGTGATTGAATCTATTAACAATGTGATTGCCACCATTCCTGGTGAAATTGTCGAGCGCAAGATTAACAAGGGCCAGGTGGTTCAGCCTGCTGATGCATTGTTTACGGTGGCAGACCTCAGTACGCTTTGGGCAATCTCAGAAGTTCCGGAAAGTAATTCTTATCTGATGCATAAGGGGCAAAAAGCTTCACTCATCATTCCCGCTCTACGAAATCAAGAAATAGAAGGCGTGGTTGCTCATGTAGATTCGATTGTGAATCCACAGACCCGTACTGTAGTAGTGCGTATGGAGTTGGCTAATAAAGAGGGTGAAATTAAACCGGGCATGTTGGCAACCATGCTAATCGAGAGTCAGCCAGTGGATAAATTAGTAGTACCACTTGGCGCCATTGTGCGAGAGGACAATCATGATCACGTCTTCATTCGATTAGATGACGATACGTATCGCATGGTGCCAGTCAAGCTGGGTCCAGAAGGTAAAGGCTTCCGTCCCGTGATATCAGGCCTAAAAGAGGGGCAAGAGATTGCTACTGAAGGCGCATATCACTTAAATACTGAACGTAAGCGTCAGTTAAGTGGCGGATAA
- a CDS encoding TolC family protein produces the protein MSLYRLLAIAFIGAFFMADVSAQAKTAFTINDLITISLESSPQVLAARDQSKAIKGQLSTARAIPNPEFEVSTGQQRSVTGPLTVGNVSSWSVTQPLDMPYTRFPRVNAAEANLRAAEATRIAFEVETISRVQQRYYELMRREAEQKAAEEDMSLTKQIRDRMQIRYDVGETARFELIRVQTEFLNAQIASESSKLRVEQARSQLRQVVGHQLPADFTVVAEQPKVEVLPSLQVLLNEVQSQSPELQKAKAEVEATESKLSFEKNSRLPRLAFKASQYNDPNFTDRLYGLQVSIPIWDFRGGQVAEAEANASKAKNQFNAQSQTLDQQIETAYKLYQMTSYQVKVLSQEVVQLAASAQRIAEVSYRYGERGMLEYLDAQRTFRAARNDLIRARFDLASVVTEIQRLRASPEWLAKIESGMQ, from the coding sequence ATGTCGTTGTACCGCTTATTAGCAATTGCTTTTATCGGCGCCTTCTTTATGGCGGATGTGAGTGCACAGGCTAAAACAGCATTCACGATTAATGACCTAATCACCATTTCTTTAGAGTCCAGCCCTCAAGTCTTAGCTGCGCGAGATCAGTCAAAGGCAATTAAAGGACAGCTATCTACAGCAAGGGCAATTCCAAACCCTGAGTTCGAGGTCAGCACCGGTCAGCAACGATCTGTTACCGGCCCCCTAACAGTGGGTAATGTGTCTTCATGGTCTGTTACTCAGCCATTAGATATGCCATACACCCGCTTCCCTAGAGTCAATGCTGCGGAAGCCAATTTGCGTGCAGCTGAGGCAACACGCATTGCCTTCGAGGTTGAAACGATTTCTAGAGTGCAGCAACGCTATTACGAGTTGATGCGCCGTGAAGCAGAGCAAAAAGCAGCTGAAGAAGATATGAGTTTGACTAAGCAGATTCGTGATCGTATGCAAATTCGTTATGACGTTGGCGAAACAGCGCGCTTCGAACTCATTCGTGTGCAAACAGAGTTTCTGAATGCGCAGATTGCTTCAGAATCTAGTAAGTTACGCGTTGAGCAAGCACGCAGTCAATTGCGACAAGTTGTCGGCCATCAATTGCCGGCTGACTTCACGGTGGTGGCAGAGCAACCTAAAGTAGAGGTCTTGCCTTCATTGCAAGTGCTGCTAAATGAGGTTCAGTCCCAAAGCCCAGAGCTCCAAAAGGCAAAAGCGGAGGTAGAGGCTACTGAATCTAAGCTCAGCTTTGAAAAAAATTCACGTTTACCGCGCTTAGCATTTAAAGCCTCGCAATATAACGATCCAAACTTCACTGATCGTCTTTATGGCTTACAGGTGAGCATTCCGATTTGGGATTTTAGAGGTGGCCAAGTAGCTGAGGCAGAAGCAAATGCATCTAAAGCTAAGAATCAATTCAATGCGCAAAGTCAAACCCTGGATCAGCAGATAGAAACAGCTTATAAGCTTTATCAAATGACGAGCTATCAAGTAAAAGTACTAAGCCAGGAGGTGGTGCAATTGGCGGCTAGTGCGCAGCGGATTGCAGAAGTATCTTATCGCTACGGTGAGCGCGGCATGCTGGAGTACTTAGATGCACAAAGAACTTTCCGAGCCGCTCGAAATGATTTAATTAGAGCGAGATTTGATTTGGCTTCTGTGGTGACTGAGATTCAAAGATTGAGAGCGAGCCCTGAATGGCTTGCGAAGATAGAAAGTGGAATGCAATGA
- a CDS encoding universal stress protein, with protein sequence MEETILPAEVEPVVSQVLPKEQSHILGGEVMNTVLIPVDDSSNALLALKHAVNVYGKDRHSHFHLCNVQPTLYRHIRKFLNKQTINEWQAERAKLAAQSASQFLERAGVSFSFSYVTGDKGEALREEAQRLGCNRIVIGTAKKNTLSRLFENSTTAKLLETSDIPVEVVTGRSLSTLERWGIPALGAGAATALMAAVID encoded by the coding sequence ATGGAGGAGACAATTTTGCCGGCTGAAGTAGAGCCTGTTGTATCTCAAGTGCTGCCGAAAGAGCAGTCTCATATCCTAGGAGGTGAAGTCATGAATACAGTTCTTATTCCAGTTGATGATTCAAGTAATGCTTTGTTGGCCTTGAAACATGCGGTCAATGTGTATGGCAAAGACCGTCATTCACATTTTCATTTATGTAATGTACAGCCCACTTTGTACAGACATATAAGAAAATTTTTAAACAAGCAAACTATTAATGAGTGGCAAGCAGAGCGTGCAAAGCTAGCTGCTCAGTCAGCATCCCAGTTTTTAGAGAGGGCGGGCGTGAGTTTTTCCTTCTCCTATGTGACGGGCGATAAGGGTGAGGCGTTACGCGAAGAGGCTCAGCGTTTAGGTTGTAATCGGATCGTGATTGGAACTGCTAAGAAAAATACCTTGAGTCGTCTATTTGAAAATTCAACGACAGCCAAGTTACTTGAAACAAGTGATATTCCTGTTGAGGTGGTCACTGGGCGCTCATTATCAACATTGGAGCGTTGGGGCATACCGGCCTTGGGTGCTGGAGCAGCCACCGCTCTAATGGCAGCTGTGATTGATTAG
- a CDS encoding LysR family transcriptional regulator: MTNTYNYRHLYYFWVVAKEGSMSKAAERLDMAIQTISAQVHELEKSLGYLLFKPAGRGIALTESGFAALEIADQIFSIGEKLPEAVRDAAKSPKTKITIGVSDGLPKLVTRQLLEPVIKHKDVQLIAHEGEFDDLLADLALHRLDIVLADRPAPSNKNLNVYSEELTKTEIAWYAPKQLLKKVKGKFPECIKDIPILLPTSHSTVRPLIDQWLRKNDIIPNIVGEFEDSALLKTFAASGLGIFPAGKLIEQDLKDTYGIELLGVCNEIYEYFYAIRSEKKIQHPLVQAIIKQ; the protein is encoded by the coding sequence ATGACCAATACCTATAACTATCGCCATCTCTATTACTTCTGGGTTGTAGCCAAGGAGGGCAGCATGTCTAAAGCGGCAGAACGCCTAGATATGGCTATTCAAACCATTAGCGCCCAAGTGCATGAATTAGAAAAATCACTTGGATACCTGCTTTTTAAACCCGCCGGAAGAGGGATTGCCCTCACTGAATCTGGTTTTGCAGCTCTAGAGATTGCCGATCAAATTTTCTCTATTGGAGAGAAACTTCCAGAAGCTGTACGTGATGCTGCGAAGTCTCCTAAAACCAAAATTACTATAGGCGTTTCTGATGGTCTTCCTAAACTCGTGACTAGGCAATTACTAGAGCCCGTCATAAAACATAAAGATGTCCAATTGATTGCCCACGAAGGTGAGTTCGATGATTTATTGGCAGACCTCGCTTTGCATCGCCTAGATATCGTATTGGCTGACCGCCCTGCACCCAGCAATAAAAATCTCAATGTGTATAGCGAAGAGTTAACCAAAACTGAGATCGCATGGTACGCGCCAAAGCAACTCTTAAAGAAAGTAAAGGGGAAGTTCCCAGAATGCATCAAAGATATCCCTATTCTGCTTCCTACCTCACACTCCACCGTGCGCCCTTTAATAGACCAGTGGCTTAGAAAGAATGACATTATCCCCAATATTGTTGGGGAGTTTGAAGATAGCGCCTTACTCAAAACATTTGCCGCTAGTGGCTTGGGAATCTTTCCTGCCGGCAAGTTAATAGAACAAGATTTGAAAGACACCTATGGCATTGAGCTGCTAGGGGTTTGCAATGAAATATATGAATACTTCTATGCGATACGTTCAGAGAAGAAAATACAGCACCCACTTGTGCAGGCAATTATTAAGCAATAG
- a CDS encoding sodium-dependent bicarbonate transport family permease yields MTNFLDPAILFFIFGVFAGSVKSNLEIPPQISRFLSLYLLMALGLKGGFALHKSGFTSEIAFSLGLAVFLATIIPIIGYWILRRKLSAFDAAAIAATYGSVSAVTFITATQYLDQFNIGYGGHMAAAMALMESPAIILAIVLANKARASMAPNPASKQEPAGIAKILHESFTDGAQLLLLGSMAVALISGDSGQKLMAPFSIDLFKGMLAFFLLDMGLMAARNFKGLKGKPPITLLYAIGSPLSHALLALLLCKLIGLPLGNTILLMVLASSASYIAVPAVLRHALPEVNPALYMGMSLGITFPFNIILGIPLYTLIAKQFL; encoded by the coding sequence ATGACCAATTTTCTTGACCCTGCCATACTGTTTTTTATCTTTGGGGTATTTGCAGGATCAGTTAAATCTAACTTAGAAATTCCTCCGCAAATTTCTCGGTTTCTATCGCTCTATTTGTTAATGGCTTTAGGACTGAAGGGTGGGTTTGCACTGCATAAGTCCGGATTCACAAGTGAAATTGCGTTCTCTCTAGGATTGGCAGTATTTCTTGCTACCATCATTCCCATTATTGGGTACTGGATTCTACGAAGAAAATTGAGTGCTTTTGATGCCGCAGCAATTGCAGCAACCTATGGTTCAGTGAGCGCTGTTACCTTTATTACCGCCACACAATACTTAGATCAATTCAATATTGGCTATGGTGGTCACATGGCAGCTGCAATGGCGCTCATGGAGTCGCCCGCAATCATTCTGGCAATCGTGCTTGCTAATAAAGCAAGGGCATCCATGGCGCCGAACCCAGCCTCTAAGCAAGAGCCAGCAGGCATTGCCAAGATACTGCATGAGTCATTCACCGACGGAGCACAACTTTTATTACTGGGATCTATGGCAGTCGCACTCATTAGCGGCGACTCGGGGCAAAAACTCATGGCGCCCTTTTCCATTGATTTATTTAAAGGGATGCTGGCCTTTTTCCTACTAGATATGGGGTTGATGGCAGCAAGAAACTTCAAAGGTTTAAAAGGTAAGCCGCCGATTACTTTGCTATACGCTATTGGATCACCGCTATCACATGCACTATTAGCGCTGCTACTCTGCAAATTGATTGGTCTACCTCTAGGCAACACCATTTTACTGATGGTACTTGCCTCTAGCGCATCTTATATTGCAGTCCCGGCCGTATTGCGTCATGCGCTACCAGAAGTAAATCCCGCTCTATACATGGGAATGTCTCTGGGAATCACATTCCCGTTCAATATCATCTTAGGCATTCCGCTGTACACCTTAATAGCAAAACAATTTCTGTAG
- a CDS encoding DUF6671 family protein, which yields MSLLTKHGKEKVIAEVLNAQVGCRLQQTDAYDTDLLGTFTQETPRYGTQLDAVRKKALIGIDLLKLDLGLASEGAFINDPYSGMIPWNNELLVLIDQKHQLEIAGFSSTPAQNDNAYLSHWEELRKFADSALFPSHYLVIKPTDEYHPQSKKGIKDLPELKEAFEWAKGLSSKGIVYTENDLRAFANPTRMENIRKAAIDLANKMNSVCPQCQTPGFWIKGVKRGLPCNACGLATDQEIAKIWGCLKCNHELTEGMKVFKLADPSKCHHCNP from the coding sequence GTGAGCTTGTTAACCAAGCATGGGAAAGAGAAAGTCATTGCTGAAGTGCTAAATGCACAAGTTGGATGTCGATTGCAACAAACAGATGCATACGATACCGATCTGTTAGGCACCTTTACGCAAGAGACCCCGAGGTATGGCACTCAATTAGATGCCGTACGCAAGAAAGCGTTGATTGGAATAGACCTTCTGAAGCTTGACTTGGGGCTTGCCAGCGAAGGAGCGTTTATAAATGATCCTTATTCCGGAATGATTCCCTGGAACAATGAATTACTAGTCTTAATAGATCAAAAACATCAACTAGAAATTGCCGGATTTTCTAGTACCCCAGCACAAAACGATAACGCATACCTTAGTCACTGGGAAGAGTTAAGGAAATTTGCTGATAGCGCACTCTTTCCATCGCACTATTTGGTGATTAAACCTACGGATGAGTATCACCCGCAGTCTAAAAAAGGTATTAAAGATCTCCCTGAACTAAAAGAAGCATTTGAATGGGCTAAAGGCCTATCTTCAAAAGGCATTGTTTATACAGAAAATGATTTACGGGCATTTGCCAATCCAACCAGAATGGAGAATATCCGCAAAGCTGCGATTGATCTTGCCAACAAGATGAATTCTGTATGCCCTCAATGCCAAACACCTGGCTTTTGGATTAAAGGTGTGAAGCGTGGCTTACCCTGCAACGCCTGTGGGCTAGCAACCGATCAAGAGATCGCCAAGATCTGGGGCTGCCTCAAATGCAATCATGAGCTGACCGAAGGAATGAAAGTATTCAAGCTTGCAGATCCATCAAAGTGCCATCACTGCAATCCCTAG
- a CDS encoding glutathione S-transferase, which translates to MKPILFSYRRCPYAMRARMALKYAGIDVEHREIELRNKPKSMLAVSPKGTVPVLCIGSTVLDQSLDIMRWAIEQSDPNGWKNVDDAIAQAWIDKNDGPFKLLLDQYKYPNRFPGLDQEAALHEAMEWMLLPMEAALQSSQYLMGNQMSWIDIAIFPFIRQFSMVDLQKFDQLPIPAVKAWLTQHLESDLFNSVMQKHPVWLD; encoded by the coding sequence TTGAAGCCGATTTTGTTTTCTTATCGCCGGTGCCCCTATGCAATGAGGGCTCGTATGGCCCTGAAGTATGCCGGCATTGACGTTGAGCATCGCGAGATTGAGTTACGTAATAAGCCTAAATCAATGCTAGCGGTGTCGCCCAAGGGAACCGTCCCCGTTCTTTGTATAGGGAGTACAGTCCTTGATCAAAGCCTAGACATTATGCGTTGGGCAATAGAGCAATCTGATCCGAACGGTTGGAAAAATGTGGATGATGCTATTGCCCAGGCTTGGATTGATAAAAATGATGGCCCATTTAAACTTCTGCTGGATCAATATAAATATCCCAATCGTTTTCCAGGGTTGGATCAAGAAGCAGCTCTTCATGAAGCCATGGAATGGATGTTGTTGCCGATGGAAGCGGCCCTGCAAAGCTCTCAATACTTAATGGGTAATCAGATGTCTTGGATAGATATTGCCATCTTTCCATTTATTAGGCAGTTTTCAATGGTAGATCTCCAAAAGTTTGATCAGCTACCCATACCCGCAGTTAAAGCTTGGCTCACTCAACATCTTGAATCTGATTTATTTAATTCAGTGATGCAAAAGCATCCAGTTTGGCTGGATTAG
- a CDS encoding DUF2256 domain-containing protein — MTKTSFKGNKSFLPSKICVVCKKEMTWRKSWAKNWESIKYCSDACRSKKTP; from the coding sequence ATGACGAAGACATCTTTTAAGGGTAATAAAAGTTTTCTGCCAAGTAAGATCTGCGTGGTCTGTAAAAAAGAAATGACCTGGAGAAAGTCCTGGGCAAAAAACTGGGAATCAATCAAATATTGCTCAGACGCGTGTAGAAGCAAAAAGACACCCTAA